The following are encoded in a window of Mycobacteroides chelonae CCUG 47445 genomic DNA:
- a CDS encoding DUF3052 domain-containing protein: protein MVAAADASNYAHKLGIQRDQLVQELGWDEDTDDDIRADIEDACGSELLDESSDDVIDVVLLWWRDDDGDLVDALMDAITPLAEDGVIWVLTPKTGKPGHVQPSEIAESAPPAGLVQTSSVNLGDWSATRLVQPKSSRGGRR, encoded by the coding sequence GTGGTCGCGGCGGCTGACGCCTCGAACTATGCCCACAAGCTGGGCATCCAGCGAGATCAGCTTGTGCAGGAGCTGGGCTGGGATGAGGACACGGATGACGACATCCGGGCTGACATCGAGGACGCATGCGGTTCGGAGCTTCTCGACGAGAGCTCCGACGACGTCATCGATGTGGTCCTGTTGTGGTGGCGCGATGACGACGGCGACCTTGTCGACGCGTTGATGGACGCCATCACCCCACTGGCTGAGGACGGCGTGATCTGGGTGTTGACGCCCAAGACCGGCAAGCCGGGCCACGTGCAGCCTTCGGAAATCGCCGAGTCGGCACCGCCGGCGGGCCTGGTACAGACCTCCTCGGTCAATCTGGGGGACTGGAGCGCGACGCGTCTGGTGCAGCCGAAGTCGTCGCGTGGCGGGCGGCGCTGA
- a CDS encoding peroxiredoxin: MLPVGTVAPDFTLRNQNNQPVSLSDFRGKKAVLLVFFPLAFTGVCQGELDHVRDHIGDFENDDVQIIGLSVSAGPIHKIWSSYSGFTFPILSDFWPHGAVAEAYGVLNEKAGYPNRGTFVVDADGIIRFAEMLDPGQARDQAGWVEALAALHS, encoded by the coding sequence ATGCTGCCTGTCGGGACCGTCGCACCCGATTTCACCCTGCGGAACCAGAACAACCAGCCCGTCAGCCTGAGCGATTTTCGCGGTAAGAAGGCCGTACTGCTGGTGTTCTTCCCGCTGGCGTTCACCGGGGTCTGCCAGGGCGAACTGGACCATGTGCGCGACCACATCGGAGACTTCGAGAACGACGACGTGCAGATCATCGGGCTGTCGGTGAGTGCCGGGCCGATCCACAAGATCTGGTCGAGCTACAGCGGCTTCACCTTCCCGATCCTGTCGGACTTCTGGCCGCACGGGGCCGTTGCCGAGGCGTACGGGGTGCTCAACGAGAAGGCCGGATATCCGAACCGCGGGACTTTCGTGGTGGATGCCGACGGAATCATCCGATTCGCCGAAATGCTGGACCCCGGGCAAGCCCGTGACCAGGCGGGTTGGGTGGAAGCGCTGGCCGCGCTACATTCGTGA